In the genome of Deinococcus deserti VCD115, one region contains:
- a CDS encoding response regulator transcription factor — translation MQQTILVIEDDPDIAQILTTEIEDAGYRVLTAPNRMSGLTCARSEAPDLVILDLGLPDMHGTEVARRLRRTSRTPIVVLTGMDTVASKVGLLEAGASDYLTKPFHPEELVARVRVQLRKHQQAGEVSVGALKLYLQQQVCLYQGREVRLSPKEFELLGLLAEVPGRVYSRDVIVAELWPGVVDVGRSVVEVHMANLRSKLREVGGAGVLRTVRGVGYALRDAGDAQN, via the coding sequence ATGCAGCAGACCATCCTCGTGATCGAAGACGACCCGGACATCGCACAGATACTCACGACCGAAATTGAAGACGCCGGATACCGTGTGCTCACAGCACCAAACAGAATGTCCGGACTCACCTGCGCGCGTTCTGAAGCGCCTGACCTGGTGATCCTGGACCTTGGCCTACCAGATATGCACGGTACAGAAGTTGCCCGGCGCCTGCGCCGGACCAGCCGGACACCGATCGTGGTGCTGACCGGCATGGATACTGTGGCGAGCAAGGTAGGCCTGCTGGAAGCCGGAGCGTCGGATTACCTCACCAAGCCGTTTCATCCGGAGGAACTCGTGGCCCGCGTGCGGGTCCAGCTAAGAAAGCACCAGCAGGCTGGAGAAGTGAGCGTGGGGGCGTTGAAGCTCTACCTGCAACAGCAGGTGTGCCTCTATCAGGGACGTGAAGTGCGGCTGTCTCCGAAGGAGTTTGAACTGCTGGGACTGCTTGCAGAGGTGCCGGGCCGGGTCTACAGCCGGGACGTGATTGTGGCCGAACTCTGGCCAGGCGTGGTGGATGTAGGCCGCAGCGTGGTGGAGGTGCATATGGCGAACCTGCGCTCAAAATTACGGGAGGTTGGTGGAGCGGGCGTACTCAGGACGGTTCGCGGGGTCGGATATGCCCTGCGCGATGCTGGTGATGCTCAGAACTGA
- a CDS encoding ATP-binding protein: MPDPSAGDAILSSAAFPHLAWTTGRHGHLLWSNHAWLTYTGAEATQGTVSFVDLLQPEDQHLMAVQLAQRVPFELELRLSDKGGQLHWFRVHGQPSTLDGGPAWVFTGVNIDDLQQERQRSAQLQSMMDASSSCIKILDLDSHLLSMNEGGMTTMEIDDFDVCRNLLWLDFWEGNTRTMVEDALERARRGEHVSFEASRTTFKGTPKWWHISISPLYDTEGRVHQLSAVSRDITSTKATQEAVAALDAFVAFSEISGASTDVLLLAQHAREVLQATLGDVTVAYYTLEGDLWKCRVWSDNLAPEIVDVLTAGIPVTAPSYAQATQTLQPVFVAGWNAETQGVSRTEQYNAAAFYPCVVDGRAQGLLAMGIQKSGDLTERERAVFRSVGRSLTLALERADVAQRIDDQRAELEARTRALEGFATLTRDLTLQPERDALFRRSMELVLSLIPEGYALYYQPHGEKWCATAQVGHVRSAPLQAAIEGGFPVGQTPSLDIPCQTKEALFQDEYDCTRDVEASLVQHVRTVASLPVVVGGHVHGIFSVALFEPRPWSAADRAVLTTTVHSLGLALESAQSVVHLAEERRKLEAANEELEAFAYSVSHDLRTPVRHIVGFATLLRKHLGTGLDDKANRYLTVIDEGAGRMNTLIDAMLDLSRTSRLPLRVTPVDLEILIDRVKLDLRPDLVGREVCWKVSPLPLVMGDPDMLLQVMENLLSNALKYSRNQNVATIEVWAEEREWDWAVFIRDNGAGFDPRYGDKLFGVFQRLHRQDEFEGVGVGLANVRRIIHRHGGEVSAVGLPGQGATFGFTLPKP; this comes from the coding sequence ATGCCCGACCCATCCGCAGGGGACGCGATTCTTTCGTCTGCCGCCTTCCCTCATCTGGCCTGGACAACCGGTAGGCACGGACACCTGCTCTGGAGCAATCACGCGTGGCTCACCTACACCGGCGCGGAGGCAACCCAGGGAACGGTGTCGTTTGTCGACCTGCTTCAGCCTGAGGATCAGCATCTCATGGCTGTTCAACTCGCGCAACGGGTTCCTTTCGAACTGGAGCTCAGGCTGAGCGACAAAGGCGGCCAACTGCACTGGTTCCGGGTGCATGGTCAGCCTTCAACCCTGGATGGGGGCCCTGCGTGGGTATTCACGGGCGTGAACATCGACGACCTTCAGCAGGAGCGGCAGCGAAGCGCCCAGCTACAGAGCATGATGGACGCGAGCTCCAGCTGCATCAAGATCCTGGACCTGGATTCCCATCTGCTCTCAATGAATGAGGGCGGCATGACCACCATGGAGATCGACGACTTCGATGTCTGCCGTAATCTGCTGTGGCTGGACTTCTGGGAAGGCAATACCCGCACTATGGTCGAGGACGCTCTCGAACGCGCGCGCCGCGGCGAGCACGTATCGTTCGAAGCCAGCCGGACAACATTCAAAGGCACACCGAAATGGTGGCACATCAGCATCTCTCCGCTGTATGACACCGAAGGCCGTGTTCATCAGCTCAGTGCCGTGTCCCGAGACATCACCTCAACCAAAGCAACTCAGGAAGCCGTGGCTGCCCTGGATGCCTTTGTGGCCTTCAGTGAGATCTCGGGCGCCAGCACGGACGTTCTGCTCCTTGCACAGCACGCCAGGGAAGTCCTTCAGGCGACGCTGGGAGACGTCACTGTCGCGTATTACACGCTTGAAGGTGACCTTTGGAAGTGCCGGGTATGGTCGGACAACCTGGCTCCGGAAATCGTGGATGTGCTGACCGCCGGCATTCCCGTGACGGCGCCCAGTTACGCCCAAGCGACACAGACTCTGCAGCCGGTGTTTGTGGCCGGCTGGAACGCCGAAACTCAGGGCGTGTCCAGGACAGAGCAGTACAATGCGGCAGCCTTTTATCCCTGTGTGGTGGACGGCCGTGCTCAGGGGCTGCTGGCGATGGGCATCCAGAAGTCCGGAGACCTCACCGAGCGGGAGCGGGCGGTGTTCCGCTCTGTCGGCCGCAGCCTCACCCTTGCACTGGAACGCGCGGACGTGGCGCAGCGGATTGACGACCAGCGCGCTGAACTTGAGGCGCGTACCCGGGCACTTGAAGGCTTTGCCACCCTGACCAGGGACCTGACCTTGCAACCAGAGCGGGATGCACTCTTCCGCCGGTCGATGGAACTGGTCTTGTCGTTGATCCCCGAAGGCTACGCGCTGTACTACCAGCCGCATGGGGAAAAATGGTGCGCCACAGCTCAGGTCGGCCATGTCCGATCAGCGCCACTTCAGGCGGCCATCGAAGGCGGGTTCCCGGTGGGACAGACCCCCAGCCTGGATATCCCGTGTCAGACAAAGGAAGCGTTGTTTCAGGACGAGTACGACTGCACCAGGGACGTGGAAGCCTCCCTGGTGCAGCACGTCCGCACCGTCGCCTCACTGCCGGTCGTGGTGGGAGGGCACGTTCACGGCATATTCAGTGTGGCACTGTTTGAGCCCCGCCCCTGGAGCGCGGCGGACCGGGCGGTTCTGACCACCACGGTGCACAGTCTGGGTCTCGCGCTGGAAAGTGCGCAGAGCGTGGTTCACCTGGCTGAAGAGCGCCGAAAGCTCGAGGCTGCAAACGAAGAACTCGAGGCATTCGCCTACTCGGTCTCGCATGACCTCCGGACCCCGGTGCGGCACATTGTCGGTTTTGCGACTCTGCTCCGCAAGCATCTCGGCACCGGGCTGGACGACAAGGCAAACCGATATCTTACGGTGATCGACGAGGGCGCCGGACGCATGAATACCCTGATCGACGCCATGCTGGACCTGTCACGGACGTCCCGACTGCCACTGCGCGTCACTCCGGTGGACCTTGAGATCCTGATCGACCGGGTGAAGCTGGACCTGCGGCCGGATCTGGTGGGCCGCGAGGTGTGCTGGAAAGTCAGTCCGTTACCGCTGGTGATGGGAGATCCGGACATGCTGCTTCAGGTGATGGAGAATCTGTTATCCAACGCCTTGAAATACAGCCGGAACCAGAACGTCGCAACAATCGAGGTCTGGGCAGAGGAACGAGAGTGGGACTGGGCGGTGTTCATCCGCGACAATGGCGCAGGCTTCGACCCCCGCTACGGAGACAAGCTGTTCGGAGTCTTTCAGAGACTGCACCGACAGGACGAGTTCGAAGGTGTTGGAGTCGGGCTCGCAAACGTGCGCCGCATTATTCACCGGCATGGAGGCGAAGTCAGTGCGGTGGGACTTCCGGGGCAAGGAGCGACCTTCGGGTTTACCCTGCCCAAACCGTGA
- a CDS encoding winged helix-turn-helix domain-containing protein gives MYEPLSDNELRRIEVLARYAVVDTLPEPAFDRLTTLAARLFSVPYAMINLIDEQQIWAKACFGTKTGSLTREHAPCVRTIESTQVMVVPDARQNHRFASHGVMAEHGLRFYAGAPLVTHDGYSIGTLCLLDEQPRTGLSDEESSTLQDLAALVMDELELRLAQLTLARDAKAKSQMLTRMTGAADHAQHLAAVTQLLAYDLTVDAYLQATGPLVAQATNICSVTLHARGESMRAEAPSWTVPVQAFAGEHPPAWTRLPNVTLDMDFPVFLENLRTAPGFSDWIRDGVGSAAFLPLTTVEGARHVVSYARGGEAVVWSPEDRQLLTAVAQGLNILLSRWEHIARRDMARNDKPDVHLGTQATLYSAVHHAHLNSLELTLVRLSVRGAPLDSEWARWLTLMLQTGPGEHRTACRLGDREYAVISTDGMHDLQAVLQQGLSGGLKGAQVQVGIARMPEDATDADALMALAEARLARLESAGLGNTSKEEPRAPEVLSHGSLTLDCRERVVRGGHEFVKLSKQECALLAVLMQHPHQVFSRERLAAAAWGEVRLESDPLVNVHISNLRRKLLRLHPDPLVHTVRGQGYSLQGAAEA, from the coding sequence ATGTACGAGCCGCTGTCGGACAACGAACTCAGGCGCATAGAGGTGCTCGCGCGATACGCCGTGGTGGACACCCTGCCTGAACCGGCGTTTGACCGACTGACGACCCTTGCGGCTCGTCTGTTCAGCGTTCCCTACGCCATGATCAACCTGATTGACGAACAGCAGATCTGGGCTAAAGCGTGTTTTGGTACGAAGACAGGTTCGCTGACCCGCGAGCATGCTCCCTGCGTCCGAACCATCGAGTCTACTCAGGTTATGGTGGTGCCAGACGCCAGGCAGAATCACCGGTTTGCTTCGCATGGGGTGATGGCCGAACATGGATTGCGCTTTTACGCTGGGGCCCCTCTGGTGACACACGATGGATACAGCATCGGAACGCTATGCCTGCTCGACGAGCAGCCCCGGACTGGCCTGAGTGACGAGGAGAGTTCAACCTTGCAGGACCTCGCAGCGCTGGTCATGGACGAACTGGAACTGCGCCTGGCGCAACTGACCCTTGCCCGGGACGCGAAGGCGAAATCGCAGATGCTGACCCGAATGACCGGCGCGGCCGATCACGCGCAACACCTTGCGGCAGTGACACAGCTCCTCGCCTATGATCTGACCGTTGACGCCTACCTTCAGGCCACTGGCCCGCTGGTGGCGCAGGCAACCAATATTTGCAGCGTAACCCTACACGCCCGCGGTGAGTCTATGCGCGCCGAAGCCCCCTCATGGACAGTCCCGGTTCAGGCTTTTGCCGGGGAACACCCTCCGGCTTGGACGCGCCTCCCGAATGTCACCCTTGATATGGACTTCCCGGTGTTCCTCGAAAATCTGCGCACTGCACCTGGATTCTCTGACTGGATTCGTGATGGCGTGGGCAGCGCTGCCTTTCTCCCCCTGACCACAGTAGAAGGTGCCCGCCATGTCGTGTCATATGCCCGTGGCGGAGAGGCAGTTGTGTGGAGCCCCGAGGACCGACAGCTCCTCACTGCCGTTGCGCAAGGCCTGAATATTCTGCTGTCCCGCTGGGAGCACATTGCTCGGCGTGACATGGCCCGCAATGACAAACCCGATGTCCACCTTGGAACCCAGGCCACGCTTTACTCAGCCGTTCACCATGCGCACCTCAACTCCCTGGAGCTGACCTTAGTGCGCTTGAGTGTGCGCGGTGCCCCCCTGGACAGCGAGTGGGCTCGCTGGTTGACGCTGATGCTGCAGACCGGACCAGGAGAACACCGGACCGCGTGCAGACTTGGAGACAGAGAGTACGCTGTGATTTCCACAGACGGCATGCATGACCTTCAGGCCGTACTGCAGCAGGGTCTTTCCGGTGGTCTGAAGGGAGCGCAGGTGCAGGTGGGTATCGCCCGCATGCCGGAAGACGCTACGGACGCAGACGCCCTGATGGCGCTGGCGGAGGCGCGTCTGGCACGGTTAGAGTCGGCTGGGCTGGGCAATACCAGCAAGGAGGAGCCCAGGGCGCCGGAGGTGCTCTCCCATGGGTCACTCACCCTGGATTGCCGCGAGCGGGTCGTGCGTGGAGGCCATGAATTCGTAAAGTTAAGCAAACAGGAGTGTGCACTTCTTGCTGTGCTGATGCAGCACCCCCACCAGGTCTTTTCCCGCGAGCGCCTTGCTGCCGCAGCGTGGGGAGAAGTTCGCCTGGAGAGTGATCCACTGGTCAATGTCCACATCAGTAACCTCCGCCGCAAGTTGTTGCGCTTGCATCCAGACCCGCTGGTTCATACAGTCCGGGGGCAGGGGTATAGCCTGCAAGGGGCAGCCGAGGCCTGA
- a CDS encoding TetR/AcrR family transcriptional regulator: MLPVPARVDPRVRRTRQAILEALEALLRERPYSSITVHDIAERAGINRATFYAHYREKHELFVQLVEKHFASVLTAHALPPGKVFIQDVRRLFQGVCVFLAQVHLDRRAHPCEMDAQVDLQVQRQLNTLVSDALRGSEQRCNSRRISRDMTATLMASGIYSSATAWAIQSPPPPLEAYIEEAMVFLSAGLLATGYVQDPVA; encoded by the coding sequence ATGTTGCCTGTGCCTGCCAGAGTGGATCCGCGTGTCAGGCGGACACGTCAAGCCATCCTTGAAGCCCTGGAGGCCCTCCTGCGCGAGCGGCCCTATTCCTCCATCACAGTTCACGACATTGCAGAACGTGCGGGGATCAACCGGGCCACCTTCTATGCGCATTACCGGGAGAAGCACGAACTCTTCGTGCAACTCGTCGAAAAGCATTTCGCCAGCGTGCTTACGGCACACGCCCTGCCACCGGGAAAGGTGTTCATACAAGATGTTCGCCGGCTGTTCCAGGGCGTGTGCGTCTTTCTCGCGCAGGTACATCTTGACCGCCGCGCCCACCCTTGTGAGATGGATGCCCAAGTTGACCTGCAAGTTCAGCGGCAGCTCAATACGTTGGTCAGTGACGCTCTACGAGGTTCTGAGCAACGCTGTAATTCACGCCGCATCAGCCGGGATATGACAGCAACGTTAATGGCCAGCGGGATCTATAGCTCTGCGACCGCCTGGGCCATTCAAAGCCCACCGCCTCCCCTGGAGGCATACATCGAGGAAGCCATGGTATTTCTGTCGGCTGGCCTTCTTGCGACCGGGTATGTCCAAGACCCGGTGGCTTGA
- a CDS encoding DUF4386 domain-containing protein, which produces MTSSKMDARITGVLFILATVSAVLGVLLYAPLLNDPDFLRSGQSHTHRVILGALFELILASAAVGTAITLFPYVKRQNESLALGYVSFRVLEATLIIVGVLSMLSYLTLRNQFMAAPAPHLPSFQTVGGLLLALHEWTFLLGPNFMLGINTLMCAFLLHQSRLVPRGIATLGLVGGALILTAAVLELFGVVRQLSPWGVALALPVAAYEMILAGWLITKGFRPTAIHHLESGPQASGSAAAQPMQTLYGTGK; this is translated from the coding sequence ATGACATCCAGCAAGATGGACGCCCGTATCACTGGGGTTCTGTTTATCCTCGCCACAGTCTCTGCTGTGCTTGGGGTTCTTCTCTATGCCCCGCTGCTCAATGACCCGGATTTTCTTCGTTCAGGGCAGTCCCACACTCACCGGGTGATACTTGGTGCGCTGTTCGAATTGATTCTGGCAAGCGCGGCAGTGGGAACAGCGATCACCCTCTTTCCTTATGTCAAGCGCCAGAACGAAAGCCTTGCCCTAGGCTACGTCAGTTTCAGAGTGCTTGAGGCCACCCTGATCATCGTCGGTGTTCTGAGCATGCTCAGTTATCTGACGCTCCGAAATCAATTCATGGCGGCGCCTGCACCGCACCTTCCTTCTTTCCAGACAGTGGGTGGCCTGCTCCTGGCGCTGCATGAGTGGACGTTTCTCCTGGGCCCCAACTTCATGCTGGGCATCAACACCCTGATGTGCGCCTTCTTGCTTCATCAGTCAAGGCTTGTTCCGCGCGGCATCGCAACCCTCGGCCTTGTCGGCGGCGCGCTTATTCTCACGGCGGCGGTACTGGAACTCTTCGGAGTGGTCCGTCAGCTGTCCCCATGGGGTGTCGCTCTGGCCCTTCCAGTTGCCGCCTACGAGATGATTCTGGCCGGATGGCTGATCACAAAGGGGTTCAGACCTACGGCAATTCACCACCTTGAGAGCGGCCCGCAGGCCTCCGGCAGCGCTGCGGCACAGCCAATGCAAACCCTGTACGGGACCGGCAAATAA
- a CDS encoding response regulator, whose amino-acid sequence MNRKSFTLLLVEDELADVALFQDLLADAVAEVDVIHVENGRQALQYLNREDQFLNATYPDLVVLDLNMPVMNGHDFLAHVKQQPELRSIPVMILSTSDHPDDIQRAYHGYASGYVVKPSTYEEFVRVVKTIEAYWRGLVRLPSIAEVATRAAR is encoded by the coding sequence ATGAATCGCAAGTCCTTCACGCTGCTGTTGGTAGAAGATGAACTGGCAGACGTTGCGCTGTTTCAGGATCTTCTCGCAGACGCTGTGGCTGAGGTCGACGTCATTCATGTAGAGAACGGGCGGCAGGCCCTCCAATACCTCAACCGTGAAGACCAGTTCCTGAATGCCACCTACCCGGATCTCGTGGTCCTTGACCTGAACATGCCAGTCATGAACGGACATGATTTCCTGGCGCACGTCAAACAGCAGCCGGAATTACGGAGTATCCCCGTCATGATCCTGTCGACCTCGGATCACCCGGACGATATTCAGCGGGCCTACCACGGGTATGCAAGCGGCTATGTCGTGAAACCCAGCACCTATGAGGAATTTGTCCGTGTTGTCAAAACCATTGAAGCGTACTGGCGTGGCCTGGTGCGACTTCCTAGTATTGCGGAGGTCGCGACACGAGCAGCCCGCTAA
- a CDS encoding ATP-binding protein, with protein MSDEHLLAPAHLGGPAIDASNCAREPIHIPGSIQPHGALLVLSVHEMCIVQVSANIPEFFERPAESLLGQPLELLVTPTSLSPLKKMLTLEGRTHTFPVTLLKGLTYDATAHLAQGVLVLELERPNSPEVAADIYRATQQALTELDSSRDVLGLCATAASQVRELTGFDRVMIYRFAEDGSGEVVAEARHSDIASYLGHRFPESDIPRQARALYLKNLLRLTADVNAGVIPLVPLLNPVTGAPLDMSLMVLRSTSPMHVQYLKNMGVTSSLSVSIVQDGRLWGLIACHHTTARVIPHQVRASCEFLGRVLAMQLAAKRDAETYRFREKLKHRHQQILNAMMSSRLPVEAIRRPDLDVVGFMRASGFAVRLAGQVVTLGETPAEPELQHLLGWLREHHPSSFHTNTLSAFLPAATAYSDKASGVLGMSVSGHWEEYLLWFRPEIPQTVTWGGNPAKPVQSGEDGTVDLTPRASFEAYVQQVRHTALPWHPGEVAEAESMRDALVETTSVRLTALQEHHQQLQRAHDALGRSNAELQRRNEELAQFAYVASHDLQEPLRILGTYSDILLHRYQGQLDERAQGYLRHIGEQVFRARQLVRDVLTLSNVTAQPPLTDVDLNRVWEDISPTLPWPADAQVECADLPHVHANVAQVQQLLTNVFGNAIKFRADRPLRIRFTGEQRGEWVHLAIRDNGIGIAQEHAEQVFVMFQRLQSRTDQLTGNGIGLAVCKKVVERHGGNIWIDGQVGEGTTVSFTLPAVSTKTRSSPPVMT; from the coding sequence GTGTCTGACGAACACCTCCTTGCCCCTGCACACCTGGGCGGTCCAGCCATCGACGCATCGAATTGCGCCCGCGAGCCGATTCATATTCCAGGCTCCATACAGCCCCATGGAGCGCTGCTGGTTCTTTCGGTTCATGAGATGTGCATCGTGCAGGTCAGTGCCAACATCCCAGAGTTTTTTGAACGTCCTGCTGAGAGCCTCCTCGGACAACCTCTGGAACTCCTGGTGACCCCAACGTCACTGAGTCCCCTCAAAAAGATGCTGACGCTGGAAGGCAGGACTCACACTTTTCCGGTCACCCTTTTGAAAGGCCTGACATACGACGCCACAGCGCACCTGGCCCAGGGCGTGCTGGTCCTTGAACTTGAGCGTCCGAATTCCCCCGAGGTCGCTGCTGACATTTACCGCGCGACGCAACAGGCCCTGACCGAACTCGACTCTTCCCGAGACGTCCTGGGGCTCTGTGCGACAGCAGCCTCGCAGGTCAGGGAACTCACGGGGTTTGACCGGGTCATGATCTACCGCTTTGCTGAAGACGGCAGCGGCGAGGTCGTCGCTGAGGCGCGGCACAGCGACATCGCAAGCTACCTCGGACATCGTTTTCCAGAGTCGGACATTCCTCGGCAAGCACGTGCGCTCTACCTCAAAAACCTGCTGCGCCTGACTGCTGACGTCAATGCTGGTGTCATACCCCTTGTCCCGCTGCTCAATCCGGTGACGGGCGCTCCTCTTGACATGAGCCTGATGGTATTGCGGAGCACCTCGCCCATGCACGTGCAGTACCTGAAAAATATGGGCGTCACCTCGAGTCTGTCTGTTTCGATCGTTCAGGACGGGCGCCTCTGGGGCCTGATCGCCTGCCACCACACCACTGCCAGAGTCATTCCTCATCAGGTTCGCGCTTCTTGTGAGTTCCTTGGCCGCGTTCTGGCCATGCAACTCGCGGCCAAGCGGGACGCCGAGACCTACCGCTTCCGGGAAAAGCTGAAGCATCGTCATCAACAGATTCTGAACGCCATGATGTCCAGCCGCCTGCCGGTTGAAGCGATCAGGCGTCCCGACCTTGATGTGGTGGGCTTTATGCGGGCAAGCGGATTTGCCGTTCGTCTGGCCGGTCAAGTGGTGACGCTGGGTGAAACGCCTGCGGAGCCTGAACTTCAACACCTGCTGGGCTGGCTGCGCGAGCACCACCCCTCCAGTTTTCACACGAATACCCTGAGTGCCTTCCTTCCGGCAGCCACTGCTTACTCGGATAAAGCAAGTGGAGTGCTGGGTATGAGCGTGTCTGGCCACTGGGAGGAATACCTGTTGTGGTTCCGGCCAGAGATTCCCCAGACGGTAACCTGGGGCGGCAATCCGGCTAAACCGGTGCAATCCGGTGAAGACGGTACGGTTGACCTGACACCTCGGGCTTCTTTCGAGGCGTATGTCCAGCAGGTGCGGCACACGGCCCTGCCATGGCATCCAGGCGAGGTCGCCGAAGCCGAAAGCATGCGGGATGCATTGGTGGAGACGACAAGCGTGCGCCTGACCGCGCTGCAAGAGCATCATCAGCAACTTCAACGCGCACATGATGCCCTTGGGCGGAGCAACGCAGAACTCCAGCGTCGAAACGAGGAGTTGGCGCAGTTTGCGTATGTGGCGTCGCATGATCTGCAAGAACCCCTGCGTATTCTCGGCACCTACAGCGACATTCTCCTCCACCGGTATCAGGGACAGCTCGACGAGCGTGCCCAAGGGTATCTGCGGCACATTGGCGAACAGGTCTTCCGTGCCCGGCAGCTGGTCCGGGATGTTCTCACGCTCTCGAATGTGACCGCTCAACCCCCCCTGACGGATGTGGATCTGAACAGGGTGTGGGAGGACATCAGCCCGACGCTCCCCTGGCCAGCAGATGCCCAGGTAGAGTGTGCCGACCTTCCACACGTCCACGCAAATGTTGCCCAGGTTCAGCAGCTCCTTACAAATGTGTTCGGGAATGCCATTAAGTTCCGCGCGGACCGACCCCTCCGTATCCGCTTTACCGGGGAACAGCGGGGGGAATGGGTGCATCTGGCGATCCGTGACAACGGGATTGGCATCGCCCAGGAGCACGCAGAGCAGGTCTTCGTCATGTTTCAGCGCCTCCAGAGCAGGACCGATCAGCTCACTGGGAACGGAATTGGACTGGCCGTGTGCAAGAAGGTCGTGGAGCGTCATGGCGGGAACATCTGGATTGACGGTCAGGTCGGCGAGGGTACGACGGTCTCGTTTACCCTTCCTGCCGTGTCCACCAAAACCAGGAGCTCGCCTCCCGTAATGACCTGA
- the ybaL gene encoding YbaL family putative K(+) efflux transporter yields MPHHTELISALAVGLTLAFFGGLLATRLHLPPLIGYLLAGLAVGPFTPGFVADASIAAQLSEIGVMLLMFGVGLHFSISDLLAVRRIAVPGALLRILTITLLGAGVSQLWGWSMGEGLVFGLALSVASTVVLLRALEERGTLDTTNGKIAVGWLVVEDLVMVLALVLLPALAPLLSGGEGTVNLGALGMSLALTLGKMLLFVVVMMLAGRRFIPWMLARVARIGSRELFTLAVLGTALGIAYVAGALFGVSFALGAFLAGVVASESKFSHQVAEDALPFQDAFAVLFFVSVGMLFNPAILLQAPLLVLATSLIIVVAKTLIAFLTMRLLRASFTTSLTVAISLAQIGEFSFILATLGRDLNLLSVQGQNLILAGAIVSIILNPFLFRLIPLVQRWQQRGEPQGTPQSHPPVGLTRHAVLIGYGRVGRMIAQTLQAQHVPFVVVEQDERRIDELRESNIPAIYGDAARTSVLHQAALRDARVVIIATPDAIQAQLIVEHVRRVNPDVYVTARSHDEHTQRALRDLGASDVLYAEHELGLAMGNHVLAALRPAHDAPASRAGTSS; encoded by the coding sequence ATGCCGCACCACACAGAACTGATTTCTGCCCTCGCTGTCGGCCTGACGCTGGCTTTCTTCGGCGGCCTGCTCGCGACCCGTCTTCACCTGCCTCCCTTGATCGGCTACCTCCTCGCCGGCCTCGCTGTCGGGCCGTTCACCCCGGGCTTCGTCGCCGACGCCAGCATTGCCGCGCAGCTGTCTGAGATTGGCGTGATGCTTCTGATGTTCGGCGTTGGCCTCCATTTCTCCATCAGCGACCTGCTCGCGGTGCGCCGCATAGCCGTTCCCGGCGCGCTCCTGCGCATCCTGACCATCACCCTGCTGGGTGCTGGCGTCTCGCAACTGTGGGGCTGGTCCATGGGAGAAGGCCTGGTGTTTGGTCTGGCCCTCTCCGTGGCCAGCACTGTGGTGCTGCTGCGTGCGCTTGAAGAACGGGGAACGCTCGACACCACCAACGGGAAGATCGCGGTGGGGTGGCTTGTGGTTGAGGATCTTGTCATGGTCCTGGCGCTGGTTCTGTTGCCTGCGCTGGCCCCCTTGCTGTCGGGTGGCGAGGGAACGGTGAATCTGGGAGCGCTGGGCATGTCCCTGGCCCTCACGCTGGGAAAAATGCTTCTGTTCGTGGTGGTCATGATGCTCGCTGGCCGGCGCTTCATTCCATGGATGCTTGCCCGCGTGGCCAGGATCGGCTCCCGCGAACTGTTTACGCTTGCCGTCCTGGGCACCGCTCTCGGCATTGCGTACGTGGCCGGAGCATTGTTTGGCGTGTCGTTTGCGTTGGGAGCCTTCCTGGCTGGTGTGGTGGCCAGCGAAAGCAAATTCAGTCATCAGGTGGCGGAGGACGCCCTGCCGTTCCAGGATGCGTTTGCCGTTCTCTTTTTCGTGTCGGTCGGCATGTTGTTCAATCCTGCCATCCTGCTTCAGGCACCGCTGCTCGTGCTGGCCACCTCACTGATCATCGTCGTGGCGAAAACGCTGATCGCGTTCCTGACCATGCGTCTGCTGCGCGCCTCCTTTACCACCTCCCTCACGGTGGCCATCTCTCTGGCACAGATTGGGGAGTTCTCGTTTATCCTGGCGACGCTGGGCCGCGACCTGAACCTGCTGAGCGTTCAGGGACAGAACCTGATTCTGGCAGGCGCGATCGTCTCAATCATCCTCAACCCCTTCCTGTTTCGCCTGATTCCTCTGGTCCAGAGGTGGCAGCAGAGAGGTGAGCCTCAGGGCACGCCACAGAGTCACCCGCCGGTCGGCCTGACACGGCACGCTGTGCTGATCGGCTACGGCCGGGTTGGTCGCATGATTGCCCAGACTCTCCAGGCCCAGCACGTGCCGTTTGTCGTGGTCGAGCAGGACGAACGCCGCATTGATGAACTCAGGGAATCAAACATTCCTGCTATCTACGGTGATGCAGCCCGGACATCCGTCTTGCACCAGGCAGCGCTCCGTGACGCCCGTGTGGTCATTATCGCCACTCCTGATGCCATTCAGGCTCAGTTGATCGTGGAGCATGTGCGCCGGGTCAATCCGGATGTGTATGTCACGGCCCGGAGTCATGACGAACACACCCAGCGGGCCCTGCGTGATCTGGGGGCAAGTGATGTCCTGTACGCGGAACACGAACTTGGCCTGGCTATGGGCAACCATGTTCTGGCGGCCCTGCGCCCGGCGCATGATGCTCCCGCCAGTCGTGCCGGAACAAGCTCCTGA